A window of Chitinophagales bacterium contains these coding sequences:
- the queA gene encoding tRNA preQ1(34) S-adenosylmethionine ribosyltransferase-isomerase QueA — MKLSQFRFDLPLNLIAQNPAKKREDARMMVVHRHTGEIENKHFRDILDYFDDKDAFVVNNTKVFPARMYGRKEKTGAKIEVFLLRELNKANRLWDVIVDPARKIRVGNKLYFGDNEELVAEVIDNTTSRGRTIRFLWEDSEESFRGMLEILGETPLPKYIKRKPDEEDKERYQTVYAKHEGAVAAPTAGLHFSRELIKRLEIKGIRFAEVTLHTGLGTFRPIEVEDLSKHKMDAEYYRVDEAACKIINKAREGGNRICSVGTTTMRALESSFTAQKLMKPSEGWTNIFIHPPYDFNIADALITNFHLPKTSLLIMTCAFAGYDLAMEAYKKAIKDKYRFFSYGDAMLVI; from the coding sequence ATGAAGCTTTCGCAATTCCGATTCGACCTTCCTTTGAACCTTATTGCCCAGAATCCGGCCAAAAAACGTGAAGATGCCCGTATGATGGTGGTCCACCGCCATACCGGGGAAATTGAGAACAAGCACTTCCGTGATATCCTGGATTATTTTGATGATAAGGATGCATTTGTAGTCAATAACACCAAGGTCTTCCCCGCCCGGATGTACGGGCGTAAGGAAAAGACCGGGGCCAAGATCGAGGTGTTCCTCCTCCGGGAGCTGAACAAGGCCAACCGGCTTTGGGATGTGATCGTGGATCCTGCCCGGAAGATCCGGGTTGGTAATAAACTTTATTTTGGAGACAATGAGGAGCTGGTTGCTGAGGTAATTGACAATACCACCAGCCGGGGACGTACCATCCGCTTTCTGTGGGAAGACTCCGAAGAGTCCTTCCGTGGTATGCTGGAGATCCTGGGCGAAACCCCACTCCCCAAATACATCAAACGTAAACCCGACGAGGAAGATAAGGAACGGTACCAGACCGTTTATGCCAAGCACGAAGGTGCCGTAGCTGCCCCAACCGCCGGTTTACACTTTAGCCGCGAACTGATCAAACGGCTTGAAATTAAAGGGATCCGTTTTGCCGAAGTCACTCTGCATACCGGGTTAGGCACGTTCCGCCCCATTGAAGTGGAAGACCTGAGCAAACACAAAATGGATGCGGAATACTACCGCGTGGATGAAGCGGCCTGTAAGATCATCAACAAGGCCCGAGAAGGCGGTAACCGGATCTGCTCCGTAGGTACTACCACCATGCGTGCCCTGGAGTCCTCTTTTACTGCACAGAAACTGATGAAACCTTCTGAAGGTTGGACAAATATCTTTATCCATCCGCCTTACGATTTCAATATCGCGGATGCCCTGATCACCAATTTTCATTTACCCAAAACCAGCCTCCTGATCATGACCTGCGCCTTCGCCGGTTATGACCTCGCGATGGAAGCGTATAAAAAGGCGATCAAGGATAAATACAGGTTTTTTAGTTACGGAGACGCGATGCTTGTAATCTAG
- a CDS encoding TraB/GumN family protein, whose product MKRTLALIPLFFLLITATGQTTRFKPNKYPSLFWEISGNGLKKPSYLFGTMHVSNKMAFFLSDSFYIAIRNADVVALENNPELWQKEMDEYGTPEESAYGGYRKDYESPDMPSGNITEKTLQFDRYEKRLEQALYVQPFILNSLLYRNSYMQSMDFEEDTYLDLYIFQTGKKLGKKVAGVEQYPESMRLMMEASIDAMNEKNKLVKSYDFDPDLAEMKLQEAYRAGNLDWLDTIHKANSESPAFDEKFIYKRNEIQANSIDSILKRNTLFVGVGAAHLPGDRGVIALLRKMGYRLRPIYMTKRDNQHKETIDKIRVPVKFQSEKSPDGFFQVEVPGKLYSYDKEDFFSQSHFADMANGSYYMVTRLRTHHRIWGDSEKDVLRKTDSVMYENIPGKILTKTPIERNGYKGWDIVNRTRSGDVQRSQIFVTPFELIVFKMSGRGEYIRQGEEAKKFFESIKLKEYMAGSGVNWKPSFGGFKADFPHEPYMSINGDRFFEAVDKTNGMQFSVQHLNLTNFEHAGEDAFELQLLNESFGSGEYIDTLLRTEYTHSGGYPSLDAVYRHKQGHLVRTRFIIRGPHVYSLIVQEPNTNTGADAKNIRFSPASDRFFQSFSFIPFEYGEVKEFQDSLMNFTVRSPWFPAKKNTIQLTPGYGRKIDDEWSLNEFARDNGRIKRYANDSTGESVFVGFNILPRYKEVEDSSFSELNDLPWLEDSEDSARQVRYTHEFTAKDSSKNWIYHLSDSGSSRMLRMHLRYKNGTYLAVFTQGDTLSAPSTFVRSFFEQLVPADTVKGYDPFIKKSTVFFADIASGDTLTRQKAFNAVEDVEFDSTDLQQLIRTIDGLSWKDKKYLEVKSTMVRKMEEITSAASSDHLRKMYFQVGDTLSLQHTILSTLLSQQTAYAFEQFRSIIRREPPILEAASDENERYVSYGSYNRNRYDDNDFLSTLEDSLPLTKTIFPDILPLVNLDDYRLPIMSLLETLIDSNLVKENDYSGYFSKFFLEARHSIRKQKVTEKLKSIQKAASEDDEDEGDYAPSYGNNRNGNTELSRYASILLPAYDNNPDVRDFFDQLLSSEDKNLRFRTMAKMIRKGKKVPDTLMAYFAQEEDFSYRLFIFLKTINKTDLFPSKNMDQEKMARSLLLLNQSNGKPDSLVFLKKHWLESRFDTGYIYFYKYKAKKDDAGWKLASVGLMAKDSTEFDMEPDRSKGFYFSPQSSFYRKYIFNNQSGRYYESDYTDLWDTRLEEDKTLDELILDRIKRIYYSQHRNSAQYFQDERNPYGYFR is encoded by the coding sequence ATGAAACGAACCCTGGCACTGATCCCCCTTTTCTTTTTGCTTATAACTGCGACCGGGCAAACCACCCGGTTCAAACCCAATAAATACCCCAGTTTGTTTTGGGAGATCTCCGGCAATGGCCTCAAAAAGCCCTCCTATCTTTTTGGCACCATGCACGTGAGCAATAAGATGGCCTTCTTCCTTTCCGATTCGTTTTATATCGCCATCCGGAATGCGGATGTGGTGGCCCTGGAGAACAACCCCGAACTCTGGCAGAAGGAAATGGACGAATATGGTACTCCCGAAGAATCGGCTTACGGGGGATACCGGAAGGACTATGAATCACCGGATATGCCCTCCGGAAATATTACCGAAAAAACCCTCCAGTTTGACCGGTATGAAAAAAGATTGGAACAGGCGCTCTATGTTCAGCCCTTTATCCTGAACAGCCTGCTCTATCGGAATTCCTATATGCAGAGCATGGATTTTGAAGAAGACACCTACCTCGATCTCTATATATTTCAAACAGGTAAAAAGCTGGGTAAAAAAGTGGCCGGCGTGGAGCAATACCCGGAGAGTATGCGGTTGATGATGGAAGCCTCCATCGATGCGATGAATGAAAAGAATAAATTGGTAAAAAGCTATGACTTTGATCCCGACCTGGCCGAGATGAAATTACAGGAAGCTTATCGGGCAGGAAATCTCGACTGGCTCGACACTATTCACAAGGCCAACAGTGAATCCCCTGCCTTTGATGAGAAATTTATTTATAAGAGAAATGAGATACAGGCGAATTCCATCGATTCCATTCTAAAACGAAATACCCTTTTTGTGGGTGTCGGTGCTGCCCATTTACCCGGTGATCGGGGAGTGATCGCGTTGCTCCGCAAAATGGGTTACCGGCTTCGCCCGATCTATATGACCAAAAGAGATAACCAACATAAGGAGACGATCGATAAGATCAGAGTGCCGGTGAAATTCCAGTCAGAAAAGTCCCCGGATGGGTTTTTTCAGGTGGAGGTACCAGGTAAACTCTATTCGTATGACAAAGAGGATTTCTTTTCCCAGTCGCATTTTGCAGATATGGCAAATGGGAGTTATTACATGGTCACCCGTCTGCGTACCCACCATCGGATATGGGGCGATTCGGAAAAAGATGTTTTGCGCAAGACTGATAGTGTGATGTACGAGAATATTCCCGGAAAGATTTTAACCAAGACGCCGATCGAACGGAATGGATACAAGGGTTGGGATATTGTCAACCGCACCCGGAGCGGGGATGTACAGCGGTCGCAGATTTTCGTCACCCCCTTTGAATTGATCGTCTTTAAGATGAGTGGCCGTGGTGAATATATTCGCCAGGGAGAAGAGGCTAAAAAATTCTTTGAAAGCATTAAGTTAAAGGAATACATGGCAGGTTCGGGGGTCAATTGGAAACCTTCCTTTGGTGGTTTTAAAGCCGACTTTCCCCATGAACCTTATATGAGCATCAACGGGGATCGTTTCTTTGAAGCGGTGGATAAAACCAATGGGATGCAATTTTCCGTACAACATCTCAATCTGACCAATTTTGAACATGCCGGCGAGGATGCATTTGAACTGCAGTTATTAAATGAAAGTTTTGGCAGCGGCGAGTACATTGATACTCTGCTCCGAACCGAATATACCCATAGTGGCGGTTACCCTTCTCTGGATGCGGTGTACCGGCATAAGCAGGGGCACCTGGTTCGTACACGGTTTATCATTCGTGGCCCGCATGTGTATAGCCTGATTGTTCAGGAGCCAAATACAAATACCGGGGCAGACGCCAAAAACATACGGTTCTCACCCGCTTCCGATCGGTTTTTCCAGAGTTTTTCCTTCATTCCCTTTGAATATGGAGAGGTAAAGGAATTTCAGGATTCACTCATGAACTTCACAGTCAGATCCCCCTGGTTTCCTGCTAAAAAGAATACGATACAACTTACACCCGGATACGGGCGAAAAATAGATGATGAATGGTCCCTGAATGAATTTGCCCGGGATAATGGTCGGATTAAACGATATGCCAATGATTCCACCGGTGAATCGGTGTTTGTTGGATTTAATATCCTGCCCCGGTATAAAGAAGTAGAGGATAGTAGTTTCTCCGAGCTGAACGATCTGCCCTGGCTGGAGGATAGCGAGGATTCGGCGAGACAGGTTAGGTACACCCATGAGTTTACTGCAAAAGACAGTTCTAAAAACTGGATCTATCATCTCAGCGATTCGGGTAGTAGCCGGATGCTGCGAATGCACCTTCGGTATAAAAATGGCACCTATCTCGCTGTGTTTACACAGGGCGATACATTGTCCGCTCCCAGTACATTTGTTCGCTCCTTCTTTGAACAGTTGGTTCCAGCCGATACGGTAAAAGGATATGACCCTTTTATAAAAAAATCTACCGTCTTTTTTGCCGACATCGCCAGTGGAGATACACTGACCCGGCAAAAAGCCTTTAATGCGGTGGAGGATGTGGAATTTGATTCGACCGATCTTCAACAACTCATACGGACCATTGATGGATTGAGTTGGAAGGATAAAAAATACCTGGAAGTAAAATCAACCATGGTCCGGAAAATGGAAGAGATCACTTCAGCGGCTTCCTCCGATCACTTGCGCAAGATGTATTTTCAGGTAGGGGATACGTTAAGTCTGCAGCATACGATACTGAGTACCTTACTTTCGCAACAAACGGCCTATGCGTTTGAACAATTCCGTTCCATCATCCGTCGTGAACCGCCCATACTCGAAGCGGCCTCCGACGAAAATGAACGGTATGTTAGTTATGGATCCTATAATCGGAACAGGTATGATGATAATGATTTTCTCAGCACCCTGGAAGACAGCCTTCCCCTGACCAAGACCATCTTCCCCGATATTCTTCCCCTGGTAAACCTGGATGACTACCGCCTGCCGATCATGAGTTTGTTGGAAACATTGATCGATAGCAACCTCGTAAAAGAAAATGATTATAGCGGCTATTTTTCTAAATTCTTTTTGGAGGCCCGGCATTCCATTCGGAAACAAAAAGTGACGGAGAAACTCAAGTCGATTCAAAAGGCCGCAAGTGAGGACGATGAAGATGAAGGAGATTATGCACCATCTTACGGCAATAACCGAAATGGAAATACCGAATTATCCCGTTATGCCTCGATTCTTTTACCTGCCTATGATAATAATCCGGATGTCAGGGATTTCTTTGATCAATTGCTCTCGTCGGAAGATAAGAACCTTCGTTTCCGTACCATGGCAAAAATGATCCGTAAGGGTAAGAAGGTCCCGGATACATTGATGGCCTATTTTGCCCAGGAGGAGGATTTCAGTTACCGCTTATTTATTTTTCTGAAAACAATCAACAAGACGGATCTTTTTCCCAGCAAGAATATGGATCAGGAAAAAATGGCCCGAAGCCTTTTGCTACTGAACCAGTCAAATGGTAAACCCGATTCACTGGTGTTCCTGAAGAAACACTGGTTGGAAAGCCGTTTTGATACCGGGTATATTTATTTCTATAAATACAAGGCGAAGAAAGACGATGCCGGGTGGAAGCTTGCTTCCGTAGGTTTGATGGCAAAAGATTCGACAGAATTTGATATGGAACCGGACAGGAGCAAGGGTTTTTATTTTTCCCCGCAATCCTCATTTTACCGGAAGTATATTTTTAACAATCAATCCGGCCGCTATTACGAAAGTGACTACACAGATCTATGGGATACGCGATTGGAAGAAGATAAAACCCTGGATGAATTGATCCTGGACCGGATCAAGCGCATTTATTATAGCCAGCACCGGAATTCCGCACAGTATTTTCAAGATGAGCGAAATCCGTATGGGTATTTTAGGTAG
- a CDS encoding ABC transporter ATP-binding protein, with product MSQPVLQVNNLAVAFATETGDKTVLQDISFVLSPGEVLAIVGESGSGKSVTALSILRLLPVPPARITQGQIIFSPDQHESIDLLTADKQTMRSVRGGRIGMIFQEPMSSLNPVFTCGHQITEAIQTHYNVSNKEAKEKAIHWLERVKLPDPVSLYDRYPHELSGGQKQRVMIAMAMCGNPSLLICDEPTTALDVTVQKAILDLIRELQQETGMAVIFITHDLGVVAEIADRCLVMYKGKIVEENKTATLFADPQHPYTKGLLACRPVNHPKGKRLPVVSDFLSGLSAFNTETPTQITAPFVSTDLLLEVKNLEVHFRQSGGLFTKKQKTIKAVDGVSFDLRKGETLGLVGESGCGKTTLGRTLLRLIEPTAGQIIYQGKDLMQLKRKELLPYRKDMQLVFQDPYGSLNPRLRIGDALMEPLKVHQPGHNARQRKDQVVELLEKTGLTAGHFDHYPHQFSGGQRQRVVIARALILNPSFVVCDESVSALDVSVQAQVLNLLNDLKKEYGFTILFISHDLSVVHYLSDRILVMHQGKIIEAGEAEEVYLRPKEEYTRRLIASIPGKMTDDR from the coding sequence ATGAGCCAACCGGTACTTCAGGTAAATAACCTGGCTGTGGCCTTTGCCACAGAAACCGGTGACAAGACCGTTTTACAGGATATTTCCTTTGTCCTTTCACCGGGCGAAGTATTGGCCATTGTGGGTGAATCGGGTTCAGGAAAATCAGTTACGGCCCTTTCCATCCTTAGATTGTTGCCTGTACCACCGGCGCGTATCACACAAGGGCAAATTATTTTTTCTCCTGATCAACATGAATCCATTGACCTCCTGACCGCCGATAAGCAAACCATGCGGTCGGTGCGGGGTGGCCGTATCGGAATGATCTTTCAGGAACCGATGAGTTCACTCAATCCGGTTTTTACCTGTGGACACCAGATCACCGAAGCCATTCAAACGCATTACAACGTTTCAAATAAAGAAGCCAAAGAAAAAGCGATCCATTGGCTCGAACGCGTCAAACTCCCCGACCCTGTGTCGCTGTATGATCGATACCCGCACGAATTGAGCGGGGGTCAAAAACAACGGGTCATGATCGCGATGGCCATGTGTGGCAATCCTTCTTTACTGATCTGTGATGAACCTACCACAGCCCTGGATGTGACGGTACAGAAAGCCATACTTGACCTGATCCGGGAATTACAGCAGGAGACAGGAATGGCGGTCATCTTTATTACGCATGACCTGGGTGTGGTGGCAGAGATCGCGGATCGTTGTCTCGTGATGTACAAAGGAAAGATCGTTGAAGAAAACAAGACGGCTACCCTGTTCGCCGATCCCCAACATCCTTATACCAAGGGACTACTGGCCTGCCGGCCGGTCAATCATCCCAAAGGAAAACGATTGCCGGTAGTGAGTGATTTTCTTTCTGGTCTTTCAGCATTTAACACAGAAACACCCACTCAAATAACTGCTCCTTTTGTTTCGACCGATCTGTTGCTTGAAGTAAAAAACCTGGAGGTCCATTTCCGGCAAAGTGGTGGTCTGTTTACCAAAAAACAAAAAACGATCAAAGCAGTGGACGGGGTGAGTTTTGACCTGCGAAAAGGAGAAACCTTGGGATTGGTGGGTGAATCCGGTTGCGGGAAAACAACCCTGGGCAGGACCCTGTTGCGATTGATCGAACCCACCGCAGGACAGATCATCTATCAGGGAAAGGACCTGATGCAGTTAAAAAGAAAGGAATTGCTTCCCTATCGAAAGGATATGCAATTGGTATTCCAGGACCCCTATGGATCACTCAACCCACGCCTTCGTATTGGAGATGCATTGATGGAACCGTTAAAAGTCCACCAGCCCGGACATAACGCCCGTCAGCGTAAAGACCAGGTGGTGGAGTTATTGGAAAAAACCGGATTGACAGCAGGTCATTTTGATCATTATCCGCATCAATTCTCCGGGGGGCAACGGCAACGGGTGGTAATCGCAAGGGCGCTTATACTCAATCCTTCTTTTGTGGTTTGTGATGAATCCGTTTCCGCGCTGGATGTAAGTGTTCAAGCACAAGTGCTTAATTTATTAAATGACCTGAAAAAAGAATACGGATTTACGATCTTATTTATCTCCCATGACCTGTCGGTGGTCCATTACCTGAGTGACCGCATATTGGTGATGCACCAGGGAAAAATTATTGAAGCAGGCGAAGCCGAGGAAGTATATCTCCGGCCTAAGGAAGAATATACGAGGAGGTTGATTGCGTCGATACCAGGTAAGATGACAGATGACAGATGA
- a CDS encoding AMP nucleosidase has product MKTKEAIVNNWLPRYTGEKLENFGKYILLTNFGNYVTMFADWHKVEVIGRDRPMQCATADGITIINFGMGSPTAATIMDLLTAIKPSAVLFLGKCGGLKKRNKLGDLILPIAAIRGEGTSNDYFPSEVPALPAFALQKAVSTTIRDNKVDYWTGTVYTTNRRVWEHDKKFKMYLTQIRAYAIDMETATIFTVGFYNKIPTGALLLVSDQPMIPEGVKTEESDKNVTAQYVETHLKIGIDSLKQLINDGLTVRHLKF; this is encoded by the coding sequence ATGAAGACCAAAGAAGCCATTGTCAACAACTGGTTACCCCGCTACACCGGTGAAAAGCTGGAGAATTTTGGGAAATACATCCTCCTGACCAATTTCGGGAACTATGTTACCATGTTTGCCGATTGGCACAAAGTGGAAGTAATCGGCCGTGACAGACCTATGCAATGCGCCACCGCCGATGGTATCACAATCATCAACTTTGGTATGGGAAGCCCCACTGCCGCCACCATCATGGATCTTCTCACAGCGATCAAACCCAGTGCCGTATTGTTTTTAGGAAAATGCGGAGGGTTGAAAAAAAGAAATAAACTTGGCGACCTCATACTCCCCATCGCCGCGATACGTGGTGAAGGTACCTCGAATGACTATTTCCCTTCCGAAGTACCCGCCCTCCCTGCTTTCGCCCTGCAAAAAGCTGTATCCACCACCATACGGGATAATAAAGTGGACTATTGGACAGGTACTGTATATACCACCAACCGTCGGGTATGGGAACACGATAAGAAATTTAAAATGTACCTGACCCAGATCCGCGCTTATGCCATTGACATGGAAACCGCCACGATCTTTACCGTTGGTTTTTATAATAAAATCCCAACGGGTGCGCTTCTCCTGGTGAGTGATCAACCCATGATCCCCGAAGGAGTAAAAACAGAGGAGAGTGATAAGAATGTCACCGCACAATACGTGGAGACCCATCTCAAGATCGGGATCGATTCCCTGAAACAATTGATCAATGACGGACTGACCGTTCGCCACCTGAAATTCTGA
- a CDS encoding type I restriction enzyme HsdR N-terminal domain-containing protein produces the protein MIKISFPSPNFRIRKEQGRDQLFDPLRKQWVVLTPEEWVRQNFIQYLVQTLQFPEALIAVEKQMKLGELNKRFDILVYDKDHQPWMMVECKAQTEPLAEKVFDQILRYHVSIPVTYLVITNGDYTRAWRKETTELVELSALPSF, from the coding sequence ATGATCAAAATCTCTTTCCCTTCCCCAAACTTTCGCATTCGCAAAGAACAGGGTCGTGATCAACTCTTTGATCCGCTGAGGAAACAATGGGTGGTACTCACACCGGAGGAGTGGGTCCGACAGAATTTTATTCAATACCTGGTTCAAACCCTGCAATTCCCCGAAGCATTGATCGCCGTGGAAAAACAAATGAAGCTTGGCGAATTGAACAAGCGGTTTGATATTCTCGTGTACGATAAGGACCATCAACCCTGGATGATGGTGGAATGCAAAGCCCAGACAGAACCCCTGGCCGAAAAGGTCTTTGACCAGATTCTCCGCTATCATGTTTCTATTCCCGTCACCTACCTCGTCATCACAAATGGCGATTATACACGCGCCTGGCGAAAGGAAACAACCGAACTTGTAGAATTATCTGCCCTCCCCTCTTTTTAA
- a CDS encoding Glu/Leu/Phe/Val dehydrogenase yields MSANTDYSFFGDVCKSFDKAAKFTKWDKGILEQIKACNAVYRMRFPVKMDDGRIEVIEAYRVQHSHHKAPCKGGIRFAAEVNQDEVMALASLMTYKCAIVNVPFGGGKGGIKINPRKYSPYELEKITRRYTSELVKKNFIGPGTDVPAPDYGTGEREMAWIVDTYTTLKPGEIDGLGCVTGKPVSQGGVRGRREATGLGVFYGVREVCGMEDVMKNLGLTTGLLGKRVIVQGLGNVGYHSGYYFQKAGAKVTAIAEYEGAIHNEDGLDVDAVFQHRKTTGSILNYPGANNIEKSLEALELECDILIPAALENVINASNADRIKAKIIGEAANGPITPEADEVLIKKGTLVIPDMFLNAGGVTVSYFEWLKNLSHVRYGRLEKRFTENLNSHILSQMEVLTGKQVSPSEREFIMHGPDEVSLVHSGLEETMINATREVMDTWKANHDIPDMRTAAYVVAINKVATSYVELGIFP; encoded by the coding sequence ATGTCAGCAAATACCGATTACAGTTTTTTCGGCGACGTATGTAAAAGTTTTGACAAAGCAGCCAAGTTCACCAAATGGGACAAAGGGATTCTGGAACAGATCAAAGCCTGTAATGCCGTTTACCGGATGCGATTTCCGGTAAAGATGGATGATGGCCGGATAGAAGTGATCGAAGCATACCGGGTACAACACTCCCATCACAAAGCGCCCTGTAAAGGGGGTATCCGTTTTGCCGCCGAGGTAAACCAGGATGAGGTGATGGCCCTTGCTTCGCTGATGACCTATAAATGCGCTATCGTTAACGTTCCTTTTGGAGGTGGTAAAGGCGGTATCAAGATCAATCCCCGGAAGTATTCTCCTTATGAACTGGAAAAGATCACCCGTCGTTATACCTCCGAGTTGGTAAAAAAGAATTTTATCGGACCCGGTACAGATGTACCTGCACCTGATTACGGAACGGGCGAACGTGAAATGGCCTGGATCGTAGATACCTATACCACTTTGAAACCCGGAGAGATCGATGGGTTGGGTTGTGTTACAGGTAAACCAGTTTCACAAGGCGGGGTGCGTGGACGCCGTGAAGCCACCGGCCTCGGTGTATTCTATGGCGTGCGTGAAGTGTGTGGTATGGAGGATGTCATGAAGAACCTGGGGCTGACTACAGGATTATTAGGAAAACGTGTTATCGTTCAGGGTTTGGGTAATGTGGGTTACCATTCTGGTTATTATTTTCAAAAGGCCGGTGCCAAGGTAACCGCCATCGCCGAATATGAAGGGGCCATTCACAACGAAGATGGTCTGGATGTAGATGCTGTATTTCAACATAGAAAAACGACGGGGTCGATTCTCAACTATCCCGGCGCAAATAATATCGAGAAGAGCCTGGAAGCACTGGAACTGGAATGTGATATCCTGATCCCCGCAGCCCTGGAGAATGTGATCAATGCCAGCAATGCGGACCGCATCAAGGCAAAGATCATTGGAGAAGCCGCCAACGGACCTATCACTCCCGAAGCGGATGAAGTGCTGATCAAAAAAGGAACCCTTGTCATTCCCGATATGTTCCTCAATGCCGGCGGGGTGACCGTTTCCTATTTTGAATGGTTAAAGAACCTGAGCCATGTACGCTATGGCCGTCTGGAAAAACGCTTTACCGAAAACCTCAACAGCCATATCCTCAGCCAAATGGAAGTGCTGACCGGAAAACAGGTATCCCCCAGCGAAAGAGAGTTTATCATGCATGGGCCTGATGAAGTTTCCCTGGTTCATAGCGGCCTGGAAGAAACCATGATCAACGCCACCCGCGAAGTAATGGATACCTGGAAAGCAAATCACGATATCCCGGATATGCGTACTGCCGCCTACGTTGTTGCGATCAATAAGGTGGCTACGAGTTATGTGGAGTTAGGTATCTTCCCTTAA
- a CDS encoding CcmD family protein has translation MIRRILTLLLTFLLATGLFAQTDANGQAEMADLMRSNGKIYVVVAVILTILLGLVLYLVRIDRKISRLEKEK, from the coding sequence ATGATACGCAGAATACTCACTTTACTCCTGACCTTCTTGCTTGCTACCGGTCTGTTTGCACAGACCGATGCCAATGGCCAGGCCGAAATGGCTGACCTGATGCGCAGCAATGGAAAAATATATGTCGTGGTCGCCGTGATCCTGACCATCCTGCTCGGACTTGTCCTCTATCTGGTGCGTATCGACCGGAAAATTTCCAGGCTGGAAAAAGAAAAATAA
- a CDS encoding ABC transporter permease yields MRRSWWKIASVLLLVYTFTVGILGEVPRLPQLEETIRNLYFHVCMWFAMMILFIISVVHAIKYLRTGDLRSDICSREYAVVGIILGILGYATGAIWMNYTWADPNIPNITFSIIAKEPKLIGAAIALLIYFAYLVLRDSIQDIDKKARVSAVYNIFAFAMLFPSIWILPRVLPSLHPGGSEGNPALDFKAADARLRMVFYPAIAGWTLLAVWITTIKIRIRYIKDKSILNP; encoded by the coding sequence ATGCGAAGATCCTGGTGGAAAATAGCTAGTGTACTTCTCCTGGTCTATACCTTCACGGTTGGAATATTAGGAGAAGTGCCCCGCCTCCCTCAATTGGAAGAAACCATCCGCAATCTGTATTTCCATGTCTGTATGTGGTTTGCCATGATGATACTCTTCATCATTTCCGTGGTACACGCCATCAAATACCTGCGTACGGGTGATCTGCGCTCGGATATTTGCAGCCGGGAATATGCCGTCGTGGGAATCATTCTCGGTATCCTGGGTTATGCCACCGGGGCCATCTGGATGAATTATACCTGGGCCGACCCCAATATCCCCAATATCACGTTTAGCATCATTGCCAAAGAACCGAAACTGATCGGTGCCGCTATCGCCCTGCTGATCTATTTCGCTTATCTCGTACTTCGCGATTCCATTCAGGATATTGATAAAAAAGCCCGCGTGAGCGCGGTGTACAACATTTTTGCTTTTGCCATGTTGTTTCCCTCCATTTGGATACTCCCCAGGGTTCTCCCCAGTTTGCACCCGGGCGGAAGCGAGGGAAACCCTGCTCTTGATTTCAAAGCGGCTGATGCCAGGCTACGCATGGTCTTTTATCCGGCTATCGCGGGTTGGACCCTTCTGGCTGTTTGGATCACGACTATCAAGATCCGGATACGTTATATTAAAGACAAATCAATTTTGAACCCATGA
- a CDS encoding heme exporter protein CcmB, with protein MTLLRQIWTLFRKDLLLEIRQQYSFYGILLYIGSTTFVLYMALETPESRVWNGLFWVIQLFICINAVAKSFLQESRGRMLYFYSIIPPSAFVLSKLFFNTLLMVLMSLLSLLLFVLFLDNPVQKMGPFVGLVLIGSWSLSLVFTFLAAIAAKAQQNAAIMAILGFPIIIPQLILLMRLSRSVFTLTGSMPVNVILLLLALDALIIVLAVILFPFLWKD; from the coding sequence ATGACACTCCTGCGACAAATATGGACCCTCTTTCGCAAGGACCTCTTATTGGAGATCCGGCAACAGTATAGCTTTTATGGAATCTTACTATACATCGGTTCCACCACTTTTGTATTGTACATGGCGTTGGAAACCCCCGAAAGCCGGGTCTGGAACGGACTTTTCTGGGTGATACAGTTGTTTATCTGTATCAATGCGGTGGCCAAGAGTTTCTTGCAGGAAAGCCGGGGCCGTATGCTCTATTTTTATTCCATTATACCCCCTTCGGCCTTTGTTCTTTCCAAACTTTTCTTCAATACCCTGCTGATGGTTTTGATGAGCCTGCTCAGCCTGCTTCTTTTTGTGCTTTTTCTGGATAATCCCGTGCAAAAAATGGGGCCTTTTGTCGGACTGGTATTGATCGGGAGTTGGAGCCTGTCGCTGGTATTTACTTTTTTGGCAGCGATAGCGGCCAAGGCCCAGCAAAACGCGGCCATCATGGCCATTTTGGGTTTCCCCATTATCATTCCCCAGTTGATCCTGCTGATGCGACTGTCCCGCTCCGTGTTTACACTTACCGGTTCCATGCCCGTTAATGTCATCCTTCTTTTATTGGCACTGGATGCGCTGATCATTGTGCTGGCGGTGATTCTTTTTCCGTTTTTGTGGAAGGATTAG